A stretch of the Fusarium musae strain F31 chromosome 2, whole genome shotgun sequence genome encodes the following:
- a CDS encoding hypothetical protein (EggNog:ENOG41), with protein sequence MNKPALDHMPPEILADICWHLCSHYTNDHLSHYPQPKSLATPDPRKLWEKPSAEVATGLPSLARTCLVLNNAATPYIYHNIDAKGWSEQKINEFFKDRRQLHKRCFIRRLIYELDPFPLYTLLYRMPDLELLCLVDRGTFGQTLASEGQKRLHDLR encoded by the coding sequence ATGAACAAGCCTGCCCTCGATCATATGCCCCCAGAGATTCTGGCCGACATATGCTGGCATCTTTGCAGCCACTACACAAATGACCATCTCAGTCACTATCCCCAGCCAAAGTCACTCGCAACTCCTGATCCAAGAAAGCTATGGGAGAAGCCATCTGCCGAGGTCGCCACCGGCCTTCCGAGTCTTGCACGCACTTGTCTGGTCCTGAACAACGCCGCGACGCCATACATTTACCACAACATCGATGCAAAAGGATGGTCAGAGCAGAAGATCAATGAGTTCTTTAAAGACCGCCGCCAGCTACATAAGAGATGTTTCATCCGGCGCTTGATCTATGAGCTCGACCCGTTCCCCCTGTACACTCTGCTATACAGGATGCCTGATCTGGAGCTACTCTGCTTGGTAGACCGTGGCACCTTCGGCCAAACACTCGCAAGTGAAGGCCAGAAAAGGCTACATGATCTGCGATAG
- a CDS encoding hypothetical protein (EggNog:ENOG41), translated as MEVAQHFIKAENLTDAKIAGEGLECLVYKAASPVYGPIVLRVPRVKVYQNANDPNTNASDLIQQEMKIYRLLENASVPVPKAYKYLEEDGYPAMLCEYVEDDGTEITFEEMGRVAAMIHSTPLSSPVMETVSSETEDVFSTIEQRLKRRISVLSQTVPEVSSWITNWDLIHNILESLKRYPSSLLHMDFRDVNLRHNNGRISAVIDWTNALIGPAAIDIFRTLEFSQLDESFVKGYTSVTTWPDVTAQEDCLLRLDAALVLALVFTSEAPDAERAEVAVARVRELSKSLVEASSHE; from the coding sequence ATGGAGGTAGCTCAGCACTTCATCAAGGCAGAGAACCTCACCGACGCCAAAATCGCCGGCGAAGGTCTCGAATGCCTTGTTTACAAAGCAGCATCGCCAGTATATGGCCCAATCGTTCTCAGAGTACCCAGAGTCAAGGTCTACCAGAACGCCAATGATCCCAACACCAACGCAAGTGATCTCATCCAGcaagagatgaagatctaTAGGCTTCTGGAAAACGCATCCGTGCCTGTTCCAAAAGCATACAAGTaccttgaagaagatggctaTCCAGCGATGTTGTGCGAGTACGTAGAGGACGATGGAACAGAGATCACATTCGAGGAGATGGGACGTGTAGCGGCCATGATACACTCGACGCCCCTATCTAGCCCAGTAATGGAGACAGTTTCGTCAGAAACAGAAGATGTGTTCTCGACAATTGAGCAAAGACTCAAACGACGCATCTCAGTGCTGTCACAAACAGTCCCCGAGGTTTCCAGCTGGATAACGAACTGGGACCTTATTCACAATATCCTCGAAAGTCTCAAGCGCTACCCTTCAAGTCTACTACACATGGACTTTCGCGATGTCAATCTTCGTCACAATAATGGACGAATAAGCGCCGTGATCGATTGGACCAATGCTCTGATCGGCCCAGCAGCCATCGACATCTTTCGCACGCTCGAGTTCAGCCAACTCGACGAGAGCTTCGTCAAAGGTTACACTAGCGTCACTACCTGGCCTGATGTTACAGCCCAGGAAGATTGTTTGCTAAGACTTGATGCTGCGCTTgtgctggcgctggtgttCACCTCGGAAGCGCCTGATGCTGAGAGAGCTGAAGTTGCAGTCGCAAGGGTGAGGGAACTCTCAAAGAGCCTCGTGGAAGCTTCGTCGCACGAATAA
- a CDS encoding hypothetical protein (EggNog:ENOG41): MSRSPLMTGVTIAVILSFFIVVFTFFQESLEVPWVYAHNKAEEYWDHTFSYPPPQNNTAPNNSTPEVQELNCEDPYRRPGYLYIPADINGTDQYKKTQWIPFTDDLLEADAPDYAVYPSAGNVIFNATEPEEEFVELASTPRQWLAEAIAESNRRKKAINANGEAGVEAFAEMKDDGGFGWLWGRRIILFSDSVDRFMMQFFCGEFKRGMKQPKPHTTASCDIPEFNLTFHHWHFAGSMTYRPDWWWMDDMEEISLEERWDKYWTPLHDQVRGPNGHPDLILWQNGLWDQRAFWEAGEANHEKDVYPLGTRVRQLVWQEVRFVAARIRTFVERIHTEFGNAPVMFRAMTMHRESDARDASIYDLDRLARATAEKAGHEVFEWGRLISSLSMLYKDQTHPGKGPASWLWGNMVLEYLARSGGAGDERRKPYFEGWDKCHDKLVHWGGR; the protein is encoded by the exons ATGTCGCGGTCTCCATTGATGACGGGCGTTACCATCGCCGtcattctctcttttttcaTCGTCGTCTTTACTTTTTTCCAAGAATCGTTAGAAGTCCCGTGGGTATACGCACATAACAAAGCAGAAGAGTATTGGGATCATACTTTCTCGTATCC ACCACCACAGAACAACACCGCCCCCAACAACTCTACGCCTGAAGTTCAAGAGTTGAACTGCGAGGATCCGTATCGAAGACCGGgttatctttatattcctGCTGATATAAACGGTACCGATCAGTATAAGAAGACACAATGGATCCCCTTTACAGATGATCTGCTCGAGGCGGATGCACCTGATTATGCTGTGTATCCTTCCGCGGGCAACGTCATCTTTAATGCGACGGAACCTGAAGAGGAATTCGTCGAACTTGCTTCTACACCTCGACAATGGCTTGCTGAGGCAATTGCCGAGAGTAACCGACGAAAGAAGGCGATAAACGCCAATGGCGAAGCCGGTGTTGAGGCATTTGCTGAAATGAAGGATGACGGCGGCTTCGGCTGGCTCTGGGGCCGTcgcatcatcctcttcagcgATTCAGTCGATCGATTCATGATGCAATTCTTCTGCGGCGAGTTCAAGCGCGGCATGAAGCAGCCTAAGCCACACACAACTGCCTCCTGCGATATTCCCGAGTTCAACTTGACATTCCACCACTGGCACTTCGCGGGCAGTATGACATACCGACCCGATTGGTGGTGGATGGACGACATGGAGGAAATCTCCCTCGAAGAACGATGGGATAAATACTGGACTCCCCTGCACGACCAAGTCCGCGGTCCAAATGGCCACCCCGATCTAATCCTCTGGCAAAACGGCCTCTGGGACCAGCGCGCATTCTGggaagctggagaagctaACCACGAGAAAGACGTGTATCCCTTGGGAACTCGTGTTCGTCAACTAGTCTGGCAAGAAGTCCGCTTCGTCGCTGCTCGAATCCGCACGTTTGTTGAGAGAATACACACTGAATTCGGGAACGCGCCTGTTATGTTCCGCGCGATGACCATGCATCGTGAGAGCGACGCTAGAGATGCGAGCATTTATGATCTTGATAGACTTGCGCGCGCGACGGCGGAGAAGGCGGGCCACGAGGTGTTTGAGTGGGGACGCTTGATCTCGTCGTTGTCGATGCTGTACAAGGATCAGACGCATCCGGGCAAGGGACCTGCGAGTTGGCTTTGGGGAAATATGGTGCTGGAGTATCTTGCTAGATCTGGGGGTGCGGGTGATGAGAGGAGGAAGCCATACTTTGAAGGCTGGGATAAGTGCCATGATAAGCTGGTGCATTGGGGTGGACGATAG